In Micromonospora sp. WMMD980, the following are encoded in one genomic region:
- a CDS encoding condensation domain-containing protein — MLAQTAQAQVPVPFAGPGAGTAPLTWGQKAILRDMRETGWTHNVSGAHPMPAGVTVEQVAAELADLMGRHPALRMRLGRDGRGAPCQVVSADGETALDVVDVPDDADPADVAAFAYQLGHARLLTHYDLYRDWAVRMAVVRHRGALVHRVLTFDHLVVDGTATSLVLADLGLAAPAVRPTRDPRTVQILDLGRREATPPLRRVSDRAVRHWQSHLRAVPPLTFGEPTAGGGRQGHRYWHGRFSSPATYLAVRAVARRTRTDTSRVLLAVIAVAIGRATGVSPLTAKLIVGNRFRPGLAEAIAPLSQNGVLTLDTADTTVDEVVSRARRASVAAGMYAYYDPAQLQECEARWDAERGYPARVTCRINDRRVTTRAAAEQGLRDEEVTPAAIRGRAAETFLVWDGPLGHLPEQAFITVEDHPDTVFLQVIFDFACFTEEQAERLLRGVEEVAVEAALDAAAPTRVTPGSTG, encoded by the coding sequence GTGTTGGCGCAGACGGCCCAGGCGCAGGTTCCCGTTCCGTTCGCCGGGCCGGGCGCCGGCACCGCGCCGCTGACCTGGGGGCAGAAGGCGATCCTGCGGGACATGCGGGAGACCGGGTGGACGCACAACGTCAGCGGCGCGCACCCGATGCCGGCCGGTGTCACCGTCGAGCAGGTGGCCGCGGAACTGGCCGACCTGATGGGCCGCCATCCGGCCCTGCGGATGCGGCTCGGCCGCGACGGGCGCGGCGCCCCCTGCCAGGTCGTCTCGGCCGACGGTGAGACGGCCCTCGACGTGGTGGACGTCCCCGACGACGCCGACCCGGCCGACGTGGCGGCGTTCGCCTACCAGCTCGGCCACGCCCGCCTGCTGACCCACTACGACCTCTACCGGGACTGGGCGGTGCGGATGGCGGTGGTCCGGCACCGGGGCGCGCTGGTGCACCGGGTGCTGACGTTCGACCACCTCGTGGTGGACGGCACCGCCACGTCGCTGGTCCTGGCCGACCTCGGGCTGGCCGCGCCGGCGGTGCGCCCGACCCGCGACCCGCGTACCGTGCAGATCCTCGACCTCGGTCGGCGGGAGGCGACGCCACCGCTGCGCCGGGTCAGCGACCGGGCCGTCCGTCACTGGCAGTCGCACCTGCGGGCGGTCCCGCCGCTGACGTTCGGCGAGCCCACCGCCGGAGGCGGCCGGCAGGGGCACCGGTACTGGCACGGCCGGTTCAGCTCGCCCGCGACGTACCTGGCGGTGCGGGCCGTCGCCCGGCGGACCCGCACCGACACCTCGCGGGTGCTGCTCGCGGTCATCGCGGTCGCGATCGGCCGGGCCACCGGGGTCAGCCCGCTCACCGCGAAGCTCATCGTCGGCAACCGGTTCCGTCCCGGCCTCGCCGAGGCGATCGCCCCGCTCAGCCAGAACGGCGTGTTGACCCTCGACACCGCCGACACCACGGTGGACGAGGTGGTGTCCCGCGCCCGCCGGGCCTCGGTGGCCGCCGGCATGTACGCCTACTACGACCCGGCGCAGCTCCAGGAGTGCGAGGCCCGGTGGGACGCCGAACGCGGCTACCCGGCGCGGGTCACCTGCCGGATCAACGACCGTCGGGTGACCACCCGGGCGGCGGCGGAGCAGGGCCTCCGGGACGAGGAGGTGACACCGGCGGCGATCCGGGGGAGGGCAGCGGAGACGTTCCTGGTCTGGGACGGACCCCTGGGCCACCTTCCCGAGCAGGCGTTCATCACCGTCGAGGACCACCCGGACACGGTGTTCCTCCAGGTCATCTTCGACTTCGCGTGCTTCACCGAGGAGCAGGCCGAGCGCCTGCTGCGGGGCGTGGAGGAGGTCGCCGTGGAGGCGGCCCTCGACGCCGCCGCGCCGACCCGCGTCACACCCGGGTCGACCGGCTGA
- a CDS encoding cytochrome P450, translated as MPVNSGLRPYPFEPFTGDLPAELLDMVVGEPVSRARLPDGRAAWLVLSYEHCCTVLADPRFSRLPLGATATPGAAGPRELNMDGPAHATVRRVASRAFTARRIETFRPRVRRLVDELVDAMLARPRPADLVAGLVAPLPVFVVCDVLGVPAADRPRFYDWISGLNSVTAYGSAGAAHAQAQLRAYLAGQLAGKRAEPGDDLLSAWVLGQDAHELIDAELVELAMGVLLGGLEINATSAGLRALFQHPEQLAKLRAAPEKLPAATDEILRYTSVSSMFRVQVVREDLTLGGVAMRAGDCVMAIPWAGNRDPRHFPEPNRFDIDRTPTVPHLTFGFGPHFCLGTALGRMQVELSLGSLLSRMPGLAPAVPVEEIPWRHDRMNGGIAAFPITW; from the coding sequence GTGCCGGTCAATTCCGGGCTGCGACCCTATCCGTTCGAACCGTTCACCGGCGACCTGCCCGCCGAGCTGCTCGACATGGTCGTCGGCGAACCGGTCAGCCGGGCGCGGCTGCCCGACGGGCGGGCGGCCTGGCTGGTGCTCAGCTACGAGCACTGCTGCACCGTCCTGGCCGACCCCCGGTTCTCCCGGCTCCCGCTCGGCGCGACCGCGACGCCCGGAGCGGCCGGTCCACGCGAGTTGAACATGGACGGTCCGGCGCACGCGACGGTGCGCCGGGTGGCCAGCCGCGCGTTCACCGCGCGCCGCATCGAGACGTTCCGGCCGCGGGTCCGGCGGCTGGTGGACGAACTGGTCGACGCCATGCTGGCCCGCCCCCGCCCGGCCGATCTGGTGGCCGGGCTGGTGGCGCCGCTGCCGGTGTTCGTGGTCTGCGACGTGCTGGGCGTCCCGGCCGCCGATCGGCCCCGCTTCTACGACTGGATCTCCGGTCTGAACTCGGTCACCGCGTACGGCTCGGCCGGCGCCGCCCACGCCCAGGCGCAGCTCCGGGCCTATCTGGCCGGGCAGTTGGCGGGCAAGCGGGCCGAGCCCGGCGACGACCTGCTCTCGGCGTGGGTGCTGGGTCAGGACGCACACGAGCTGATCGACGCCGAGCTGGTCGAACTGGCCATGGGGGTGCTGCTCGGCGGGCTGGAGATCAACGCCACGAGCGCGGGCCTGCGCGCGTTGTTCCAGCACCCGGAGCAGTTGGCGAAGCTGCGCGCGGCGCCGGAGAAGCTCCCCGCAGCCACCGACGAGATCCTGCGCTACACGTCGGTGAGCAGCATGTTCCGGGTCCAGGTGGTGCGGGAGGACCTGACCCTCGGCGGCGTCGCGATGCGGGCCGGCGACTGCGTGATGGCGATCCCGTGGGCCGGCAACCGCGACCCCCGGCACTTTCCTGAGCCCAACCGTTTCGACATCGACCGGACGCCCACCGTGCCGCACCTGACGTTCGGCTTCGGGCCGCACTTCTGCCTCGGCACCGCGCTGGGACGGATGCAGGTGGAACTCTCCCTCGGGTCGCTGCTGAGCCGGATGCCGGGCCTGGCGCCGGCCGTGCCGGTCGAGGAGATCCCGTGGCGGCACGACCGGATGAACGGTGGCATCGCGGCCTTCCCGATCACCTGGTGA
- a CDS encoding nucleotide disphospho-sugar-binding domain-containing protein — MRILMSTWGWRSHFYGLVPLGWALQAAGHDVRVASHPSMVAAISSAGLAAVPLGADVDFAEAFAGRIGTVGALDRPGAAPAGVVEPAGVVEPAITADGGVVRFADALLDELVAFGRAWSPDLLVWEPFNLAAPVAAAALGVPGVLHLWGPDSSVTLRLDAESVLGPLAARFGLRAADVALHGDLTLDPAPPPLQAPTARPGRPVRFVPYNGAAVLPPWLRRPADRPRVCVTAGTMMAGAGLAGRLDLARVVRSVAELDVEVVVVVEPAQRRGLGAVPANVRLADAPLALRLVLPTCAAIVQQGGAGTTMTALAQGVPQLILPQVSDQHFNGERLAATGAGTWMTPERAGGGELRDTVGELIGDGPARTAAALMRDRIHALPSPAEVVPALVALAGRTPT, encoded by the coding sequence TTGCGCATTCTGATGTCGACGTGGGGTTGGCGGTCGCATTTCTACGGCCTGGTTCCGCTCGGCTGGGCGCTCCAGGCCGCCGGGCACGACGTGCGGGTGGCCAGTCATCCGTCGATGGTCGCCGCGATCAGCTCGGCCGGGCTCGCCGCCGTGCCGCTGGGCGCGGACGTCGACTTCGCCGAGGCGTTCGCCGGGCGGATCGGCACGGTGGGCGCCCTGGACCGGCCCGGCGCCGCCCCGGCCGGAGTCGTCGAGCCGGCCGGAGTCGTCGAGCCGGCGATCACCGCCGACGGCGGCGTGGTCCGGTTCGCCGACGCCCTCCTCGACGAACTGGTCGCGTTCGGTCGGGCCTGGTCGCCCGACCTGCTGGTCTGGGAGCCGTTCAACCTGGCCGCGCCGGTCGCCGCCGCCGCCTTGGGCGTGCCCGGCGTGCTGCACCTGTGGGGCCCGGACTCCTCGGTGACGCTGCGTCTGGACGCCGAGTCGGTGCTCGGGCCGCTCGCCGCCCGGTTCGGGCTCCGCGCCGCCGACGTGGCGTTGCACGGCGACCTGACGCTCGACCCGGCGCCGCCGCCGCTGCAGGCGCCGACCGCGCGCCCGGGTCGGCCGGTGCGCTTCGTGCCGTACAACGGGGCTGCCGTGCTGCCGCCGTGGCTGCGCCGCCCGGCGGACCGTCCGCGGGTCTGCGTCACGGCCGGCACCATGATGGCCGGCGCCGGGCTGGCCGGCCGCCTCGACCTGGCCCGGGTCGTGCGGTCGGTGGCCGAACTGGACGTGGAGGTCGTGGTGGTGGTCGAACCCGCCCAGCGGCGCGGGTTGGGCGCGGTGCCGGCGAACGTCCGGCTCGCCGACGCGCCGCTGGCGCTGCGCCTGGTGCTGCCGACCTGCGCCGCGATCGTGCAGCAGGGCGGCGCCGGCACCACCATGACCGCGCTCGCCCAGGGCGTGCCGCAGCTGATCCTGCCGCAGGTGAGCGACCAGCACTTCAACGGCGAACGGCTGGCCGCGACCGGCGCCGGCACCTGGATGACGCCGGAGCGGGCCGGCGGCGGCGAGCTGCGGGACACCGTGGGCGAGCTGATCGGTGACGGACCGGCACGGACCGCCGCCGCGCTGATGCGGGACCGGATCCACGCGCTGCCCAGCCCCGCCGAGGTGGTGCCGGCACTGGTCGCCCTCGCCGGGCGCACCCCGACCTGA
- a CDS encoding glycosyltransferase, with the protein MPTGGRPSLSVVVPAHDNGAALDATLHSLTRQTLPCDDFEVIVGDDGSTVSLGPVAEKYGDRLAVSFVRSERNRGRSANRNAAAARARADTLMFLDADTVAHPGLLERHRDFHAGRAGRPGVLLGQRYDLDWAGADALRRGEPLGPAMLDAERGDPRLEDTAHPQRMRDFPHAPWVLGLTHNASVDHESFRRVGGFDEAMIKWGFEDLDFFYRVFHLHGAPPELFRLDVDACSYHLPHFRRTTNGLASMDNMKYLLRKHLRYDVEVLYAINTFGRHLGRIRLYGEAIDAYRRGGLGRPAALPPALREELATSRALVVGNGVAALDLGAGSHTFDHAAPPGETNAHLLGTVLQQFRTGTLDLIVNVDLWRCLLPDDLPAFLTRGLLKADRIELVASRTDLDQRTLLPVPLVADLDYLVDMLGSHFAVTVAAHDAATVVTVR; encoded by the coding sequence ATGCCGACCGGCGGCCGGCCCAGCCTGAGCGTGGTGGTGCCGGCGCACGACAACGGCGCGGCGCTCGACGCGACGCTGCACTCGCTCACCCGGCAGACGCTGCCGTGCGACGACTTCGAGGTGATCGTCGGCGACGACGGCTCTACCGTCTCACTGGGTCCGGTCGCGGAGAAGTACGGCGACCGGCTGGCCGTCAGCTTCGTCCGCAGCGAACGCAACCGCGGGCGCAGCGCCAACCGCAACGCGGCGGCGGCCCGGGCGCGGGCCGACACCCTGATGTTCCTGGACGCCGACACGGTGGCGCATCCCGGGCTGCTGGAGCGGCACCGTGACTTCCACGCCGGCCGCGCCGGCCGCCCCGGCGTGCTGCTCGGGCAGCGCTACGACCTGGACTGGGCCGGCGCCGACGCGCTGCGCCGCGGCGAGCCGCTCGGGCCGGCGATGCTCGACGCCGAACGCGGTGACCCACGCCTGGAGGACACCGCCCACCCGCAGCGGATGCGGGACTTCCCGCACGCGCCCTGGGTGCTCGGTCTGACCCACAACGCCTCGGTCGACCACGAGTCGTTCCGCCGGGTGGGCGGCTTCGACGAGGCCATGATCAAGTGGGGCTTCGAGGACCTCGACTTCTTCTACCGGGTCTTCCACCTGCACGGGGCGCCGCCCGAGCTGTTCCGGCTCGACGTCGACGCGTGCTCCTACCATCTCCCCCACTTCCGGCGGACCACCAACGGGCTCGCCTCCATGGACAACATGAAGTACCTGCTGCGCAAGCACCTGCGCTACGACGTCGAGGTGCTGTACGCGATCAACACGTTCGGTCGGCACCTGGGCCGCATCCGCCTCTACGGCGAGGCGATCGACGCGTACCGGCGGGGTGGGCTGGGGCGTCCGGCCGCGCTGCCCCCGGCGCTGCGCGAGGAGCTGGCCACCAGCCGGGCCCTGGTCGTCGGCAACGGGGTGGCCGCGCTGGACCTGGGCGCCGGCTCGCACACCTTCGACCACGCGGCCCCGCCGGGCGAGACGAACGCGCACCTGCTCGGCACCGTGCTGCAACAGTTCCGCACCGGCACGCTGGATCTGATCGTCAACGTCGACCTCTGGCGCTGTCTGCTCCCCGACGACCTGCCGGCGTTCCTGACCCGGGGGCTGCTCAAGGCCGACCGGATCGAGCTGGTCGCCAGCCGCACCGACCTCGACCAGCGGACGCTGCTGCCGGTGCCGCTGGTCGCCGACCTGGACTATCTGGTCGACATGCTGGGCTCGCACTTCGCCGTCACGGTCGCGGCGCACGACGCCGCCACGGTCGTCACGGTGCGCTGA
- a CDS encoding cytochrome P450: MTQPKPVPYPLAPAPTIYHPSPDYTRLRETCPVARVELPDGASAYLATRHADVRRVFTDQRFSRAAAAGPDRPTRELGSLAEDSLIGMDPPRHTLMRRAVSHAFTVRRVEELRPTVAALVAGMIDRMEAAGRPVDLITHLSAPLPLVVISELFGIGEHDRERVREWSDALVGDWDADPAAPQAALDAFRQMIDERRRRPGDDLMSALITAWDEHDDLTERELVSVTAGIFVGGHETTTNQLNLFLLVLARHPEQLAGLRADDPVAVARAVEELSRFIQLGDNGVLLPRVTTEEVELGGVRLPAGSAVMPAIASANRDATVFPDADALDLDRTHNPHLAFGAGPHHCLGAALARMELQEALGALLRRLPGLRLAVDESALRFRPGLVVRSLESLPVTWDDR; this comes from the coding sequence ATGACGCAGCCGAAACCCGTCCCGTACCCGCTCGCACCGGCTCCCACCATCTACCACCCGTCGCCGGACTACACCCGGCTGCGCGAGACCTGCCCGGTGGCCCGCGTCGAGCTGCCCGACGGCGCGTCGGCCTACCTCGCCACCCGACACGCCGATGTGCGGCGGGTCTTCACCGACCAGCGGTTCAGCCGGGCGGCGGCGGCCGGTCCCGACCGGCCCACCCGGGAGCTCGGCTCGCTCGCGGAGGACTCGCTGATCGGCATGGACCCGCCCCGACACACGCTGATGCGCCGGGCGGTGTCGCACGCGTTCACCGTGCGCCGGGTGGAGGAGCTGCGGCCCACCGTGGCGGCGCTGGTGGCCGGGATGATCGACCGGATGGAGGCCGCCGGCCGCCCCGTCGACCTGATCACCCACCTCTCCGCGCCGCTGCCGCTCGTCGTGATCAGCGAGCTGTTCGGCATCGGCGAGCACGACCGGGAGCGGGTCCGGGAGTGGTCCGACGCGCTGGTCGGCGACTGGGACGCCGACCCGGCCGCCCCGCAGGCCGCCCTCGACGCGTTCCGGCAGATGATCGACGAGCGGCGGCGCCGCCCCGGCGACGACCTGATGAGCGCGCTCATCACCGCCTGGGACGAACACGACGACCTCACCGAACGGGAGCTGGTCTCGGTCACCGCCGGCATCTTCGTGGGCGGGCACGAGACCACCACCAACCAGCTCAACCTGTTCCTGCTGGTGCTGGCCCGTCACCCGGAGCAACTGGCCGGGCTGCGCGCCGACGACCCGGTCGCGGTCGCCCGGGCGGTCGAGGAGCTGTCCCGCTTCATCCAGCTCGGCGACAACGGGGTGCTGCTGCCCCGGGTCACCACCGAGGAGGTGGAACTGGGCGGCGTACGCCTGCCGGCCGGCTCGGCGGTGATGCCGGCCATCGCCTCGGCGAACCGGGACGCCACGGTGTTCCCCGACGCGGACGCGCTCGACCTGGACCGCACCCACAACCCGCACCTGGCGTTCGGCGCCGGCCCGCACCACTGCCTCGGCGCGGCGCTGGCCCGGATGGAGTTGCAGGAGGCGCTGGGCGCCCTGCTGCGTCGGCTGCCCGGCCTGCGGCTCGCGGTCGACGAGTCGGCGCTGCGGTTCCGGCCGGGCCTGGTCGTCCGCAGCCTGGAGTCGCTGCCGGTGACCTGGGACGACCGGTGA
- a CDS encoding cytochrome P450, whose protein sequence is MGFSISLDDLLGARVRRDPYPFYARLHALGEAVALRPDEPHALVVHGWSAVNRVLRDPVFRVLGAEHLDRAGVRWRAHPAIRILQTSMLNAAPGDHLRVRQLFSQALTPRRVTALEPAIVRIADTLLDRLAAAGADGRPVDFMDAFALTLPSDVVGELLGVPEGDRHRFPARVRAFDAVLEIGRRSMREVRAANVAATELTAYFTGLLAERRARPREDLVSALAGIRDRDPDQLSADELLANLIIMYNAGFRTTANLLGNGLVLLLARPDASAALLADPSLAASYVEEILRYEPPVHFAIRYAAEDTEVAGLPVPAGRTVVVLTGAANRDPRRFPDPDVFDPSRVDNRHLAFSAGPHHCFGAALARAEGRLVLPRVLERFPAAALAAEPGERRALMLRGYDNLPVRLGAAHRPIRALPNHSD, encoded by the coding sequence ATGGGTTTCTCCATCTCCCTCGACGACCTGCTCGGCGCGCGGGTGCGGCGCGACCCGTACCCGTTCTACGCCCGCCTGCACGCGCTCGGTGAGGCGGTCGCGCTCCGGCCCGACGAGCCGCACGCCCTGGTCGTGCACGGCTGGTCGGCGGTCAACCGGGTGCTGCGCGACCCGGTCTTCCGGGTCCTCGGCGCGGAGCACCTGGACCGGGCCGGGGTGCGCTGGCGGGCGCATCCGGCGATCCGGATCCTCCAGACGTCCATGCTCAATGCCGCGCCCGGCGACCACCTGCGGGTCCGGCAACTGTTCAGCCAGGCGTTGACGCCGCGCCGGGTCACCGCGCTGGAGCCGGCGATCGTACGGATCGCCGACACCCTGCTGGACCGGCTCGCCGCGGCGGGCGCGGACGGCCGTCCGGTCGACTTCATGGACGCGTTCGCGCTCACCCTGCCCAGTGACGTGGTCGGCGAGCTGCTGGGCGTGCCGGAGGGCGACCGGCACCGGTTCCCGGCCCGGGTCCGGGCGTTCGACGCGGTGCTGGAGATCGGTCGTCGCTCGATGCGGGAGGTGCGGGCCGCGAACGTCGCCGCGACGGAGCTGACCGCGTACTTCACGGGGTTGCTGGCCGAGCGGCGGGCGCGCCCGCGCGAGGACCTCGTGTCGGCGCTGGCGGGGATCCGGGACCGCGACCCCGACCAGCTCTCCGCCGACGAGCTGCTGGCCAACCTGATCATCATGTACAACGCCGGGTTCCGCACCACCGCGAACCTGCTCGGCAATGGCCTGGTCCTGCTGCTGGCGCGGCCCGACGCGTCGGCCGCGCTGCTCGCGGACCCGTCACTCGCCGCGTCCTACGTCGAGGAGATCCTTCGGTACGAGCCGCCGGTGCACTTCGCGATCCGGTACGCCGCCGAGGACACCGAGGTCGCCGGCCTGCCGGTGCCCGCCGGCCGGACGGTGGTGGTGCTGACCGGCGCCGCCAACCGCGATCCGCGCCGCTTTCCCGACCCGGACGTCTTCGATCCGTCCCGGGTGGACAACCGGCACCTGGCGTTCAGCGCCGGACCGCACCACTGCTTCGGGGCGGCGCTGGCCCGGGCGGAGGGCCGGCTGGTCCTGCCCCGCGTGCTGGAGCGCTTCCCGGCGGCGGCGCTCGCCGCCGAGCCGGGCGAGCGGCGCGCGCTCATGCTGCGCGGCTACGACAACCTGCCGGTCCGGCTGGGCGCGGCGCACCGGCCGATCCGTGCCTTGCCAAACCATTCCGATTGA
- a CDS encoding beta-ketoacyl-[acyl-carrier-protein] synthase family protein: MRESVTVTGIGLVGPVGATAAEVFDAVCDGRSGLSRPPAGHPVDGVVDVAAFAPAIDPATVLPGPESRVVDRSIVMALRAAADALADAGLRIGQDVDPYRVAVVVSGVGGLSTLADQVLQRARRGRFGVSPYMLPGTLPNMGAARIAITHGIRGYTSSIGTACAAGAQSVGEGLRILRAGEADVVVAGCAEAPLFPAFVDAFGNARALARNWADPTAASRPFDRRRNGLVLGEGAGVLVLERAAHADARGARRHADVLGWGATNDAYHPTTPRPDGAGAAHCMRMAVRDAGLGLDDIGYVNAHGTSTRAGDAAELAALRDVFGAYPPPLSSTKGVTGHMLGVSGVIEAAIGVEALRRGLLPPTHNLDDPDPGGDIDHIRKQARAVAVDAVLSNSFGFGGHNVSLVLGHPASAG, translated from the coding sequence GTGCGGGAAAGCGTGACGGTCACCGGCATCGGGCTGGTCGGCCCGGTCGGCGCGACCGCCGCCGAGGTGTTCGACGCGGTGTGCGACGGCCGCTCCGGGCTCTCCCGGCCACCGGCCGGCCACCCGGTCGACGGCGTGGTCGACGTCGCGGCGTTCGCCCCGGCGATCGACCCGGCCACCGTGCTGCCCGGCCCGGAGTCCCGCGTGGTGGACCGCTCGATCGTGATGGCGCTGCGCGCCGCCGCGGACGCGCTGGCCGACGCCGGACTGCGGATCGGCCAGGACGTCGACCCCTACCGGGTGGCCGTCGTCGTCTCCGGCGTCGGTGGTCTGTCCACCCTGGCCGACCAGGTCCTGCAACGCGCCCGGCGGGGCCGCTTCGGAGTCAGCCCGTACATGCTGCCCGGCACGCTGCCCAACATGGGCGCGGCGCGCATCGCCATCACCCACGGCATCCGCGGCTACACCTCGTCGATCGGCACCGCGTGCGCCGCCGGCGCCCAGTCCGTCGGCGAGGGGCTGCGCATCCTGCGCGCCGGCGAGGCCGACGTCGTGGTCGCCGGCTGCGCCGAGGCGCCGCTCTTCCCGGCGTTCGTCGACGCGTTCGGCAACGCCCGGGCGCTGGCCCGCAACTGGGCCGACCCGACCGCCGCGAGCCGACCGTTCGACCGCCGCCGCAACGGACTCGTCCTCGGCGAGGGCGCCGGCGTCCTGGTGCTGGAACGCGCCGCGCACGCCGACGCGCGCGGCGCCCGCCGGCACGCCGACGTGCTCGGCTGGGGGGCGACCAACGACGCCTACCACCCGACCACCCCGCGGCCCGACGGCGCCGGCGCGGCCCACTGCATGCGGATGGCGGTCCGCGACGCCGGCCTGGGGCTCGACGACATCGGCTACGTCAACGCGCACGGCACCAGCACCCGGGCCGGCGACGCGGCCGAGCTGGCCGCGCTGCGCGACGTCTTCGGCGCGTACCCGCCGCCGCTCAGCTCGACCAAGGGCGTCACCGGGCACATGCTCGGCGTCTCGGGCGTGATCGAGGCGGCCATCGGCGTCGAGGCGCTGCGGCGCGGCCTGCTGCCGCCCACCCACAACCTCGACGACCCGGATCCGGGCGGCGACATCGACCACATCCGCAAGCAGGCCCGCGCGGTGGCGGTGGACGCGGTGCTGTCCAACTCGTTCGGCTTCGGCGGCCACAACGTGAGCCTCGTGCTGGGGCACCCGGCGTCGGCCGGCTGA
- a CDS encoding 4'-phosphopantetheinyl transferase superfamily protein, with amino-acid sequence MRDAVRVWVLPVGASPAALSRFHAVLDAGERARAAALGTASLRDRFTVAHGALRVLAGRAAGAPPRTLTWRPGRCGRPELTGSHAGLHTSLSYSGDLVAVALGRGRPVGVDVQHHPPGGDPVALAERFFHPEEARHVVEGADLREQADRCTRLWVRKEAAVKSAGGRLWPNLAVPVHTGDVVVCVDPPGTHRLVDVPTPAGYRVAVARPGDAPYPVEFQPLTLADVLCSDGSMLERGRDQVVKSLTALLERMLRPDAPITEGTQLMDELGLSSSLALELLLELEDELEIQIDVEDLDEDRMATLGDLADHITANSTPR; translated from the coding sequence ATGCGGGACGCCGTACGGGTCTGGGTGCTTCCGGTCGGTGCGTCACCGGCGGCGCTGTCCCGCTTCCACGCGGTGCTCGACGCCGGCGAACGCGCCCGGGCCGCGGCGCTCGGCACCGCCTCGCTGCGCGACCGGTTCACCGTCGCGCACGGCGCGCTGCGCGTCCTCGCCGGCCGGGCGGCGGGCGCGCCGCCGCGGACGCTCACCTGGCGACCGGGCCGGTGCGGCCGGCCGGAGCTGACCGGATCGCACGCCGGACTGCACACCAGCCTCTCCTACTCGGGGGACCTCGTCGCGGTGGCGCTCGGTCGGGGTCGCCCGGTCGGGGTGGACGTCCAGCACCACCCGCCGGGCGGTGACCCGGTGGCCCTCGCGGAGCGCTTCTTCCACCCCGAGGAGGCGCGGCACGTCGTCGAGGGGGCCGACCTCCGGGAGCAGGCGGACCGGTGCACCCGGCTGTGGGTCCGCAAGGAGGCGGCGGTCAAGTCGGCCGGCGGCCGGCTCTGGCCGAACCTGGCCGTGCCGGTGCACACGGGCGACGTGGTGGTGTGCGTCGACCCGCCCGGCACGCATCGTCTGGTCGACGTGCCGACACCGGCCGGCTACCGGGTGGCGGTCGCCCGGCCCGGTGACGCCCCGTACCCGGTCGAGTTCCAACCGTTGACACTCGCCGATGTCCTTTGCTCTGATGGCTCCATGTTGGAGCGTGGGCGTGACCAAGTCGTCAAGAGCCTGACGGCGTTGCTGGAGCGGATGCTCAGGCCGGACGCTCCGATCACCGAGGGCACCCAGCTGATGGACGAGCTGGGGCTCAGCTCCTCGCTCGCGCTGGAACTGCTGCTGGAGCTGGAGGACGAGCTGGAGATCCAGATCGACGTGGAGGACCTCGACGAGGATCGGATGGCCACCCTCGGCGACCTGGCCGACCACATCACCGCCAACTCCACCCCCCGCTGA
- a CDS encoding acyl carrier protein encodes MTDEIRAFLLAALTEMKYDVEDVDDDTVFGPAGLDVDSLGLAELAVRVEDRFGVAFDDDEAEMLAMMTLGEFSHTVAQRIQPASAR; translated from the coding sequence ATGACCGATGAGATCCGCGCGTTCCTGCTCGCCGCCCTGACCGAGATGAAGTACGACGTCGAGGACGTCGACGACGACACCGTCTTCGGCCCGGCCGGTCTCGACGTGGACTCCCTCGGCCTGGCCGAGCTGGCGGTCCGGGTGGAGGACCGGTTCGGGGTGGCGTTCGACGACGACGAGGCGGAGATGCTCGCCATGATGACCCTCGGCGAGTTCTCCCACACGGTGGCGCAGCGCATCCAACCGGCGTCCGCGCGCTGA